The Primulina huaijiensis isolate GDHJ02 chromosome 6, ASM1229523v2, whole genome shotgun sequence genomic sequence TCTTTCAATCTTCCTTCCTCACAATAACCATGTAAAAGTGCAGAATAGCACAACTCGTTTAGCTTGTGATGTTTCATCTGAAGGTCATCCATGAATTCTTTCGCTTCAGATACCCTACCAGTAGAACAAAGCCCAGAGATCAGTGGCCGATAAGTATATGTATCCGGTCTGAGGCCCTTATTTATCATGTCATCAAGCAACTCGAAGGCCCTAGTAACGTTACCCACTTTACAGTTACCTTCTATCAAAACATTGTATGTTACCTCATTTGGAGCAACATTCATTTTTACCATCACATCAAACATCATGCTTGCTTCAGCTATCATATTTGAATTACAGAGACCATAAATAAGTGCTGTGTATGTACGAACATTTGGTGAAATCCCTTTGCCTGTCATCTCATGATATATCCGGAGTGCCTTATTCATTCCTTTTTGCTTGCAAAAGCCGTCGATTAGTGATGTATATGTCACAATGTCGGGTACCAGTCCTTTCTCATTCATCTCAACAAAAAGAGACTCGGCTTGATTCAGTTTCGCCAACTTACACGACCCATCAATTAACATATTATAGGAGTAAATGGTTGGCGTTATTCCGGCATCAAACATTTTGTCACGAAACAGAACGGCTTCTTCCAATTTTCCTCTTTTGCATAACGAATTAATGATAATGTTATAAGTAATATCATTTATTACCAACCCCATTTCCTTCATCTTTATGAAAATCATTTCCGCTGCATCGAACCTCTCATCTTTACATAAAGAATGAATCATGGCATTACAAACATATAAATTAGGCACCACCCCAAGTTTCGACACCTTATGAAGCAAGTCATAAGCAACGTCAATGCCCACTTTTCTTCTCAACCCATCGACAACACTCGATAAAGCCTCCACACTTGGGACAATACCATACGCAGCCATCTCATCGACCAAATCCCGTGCAATCACAAATTCTTCCTCTCTGCAGAACCCAAGAGCCATCGTGCAATAAGTAATAACATCAGCTCTCAAATCCATGAGCCCCAGCCGTTTTTTAATCTCAATTGCCTCCCACGCTCTCCCACTTTTACAAAGCCCATTAATCAACACATTATAAGTGACCACATTCAATCTGAATCCCTTCTTCTCCACCCAACTCACCATTTCCTTTGCTTTATCGCAATCCTTCAACTCACACAGGCTTCTTACCACAGCAGTATACACGTAAACATCCGGCTCAAGCCGAGAACCCGCAAAAAACTCATCAAATAAACCGAGCACCATATCACACTGTCTTATCCTAATCAACCCATTCAACACTGCACTCAAAGTCCTCACCTCCGGAAACAAACCGCACTCCTTCATCAATCTTACGATCAGCACAGAATCCAAAACTCTTCTACCCTGAAGATAACTCTGAACCAGTAAATCGAACACATAAACCGAATAAAAATCGAATCCTCTGTAAGAATCAAACAATTCCCGAAAAACGGACCTGGGCTCCCCATTAATCTGCAAAAGGGTCTGCAGAAGCGACGATGCCGGCCAGTAAAGTTTCGAATGTGCCAACGAGTGAATCAGCAAGCAAAACGACTTCGTGGAATGGTGGAAGCTCCTGTGAAGTCCAAGAAAGTTGAAGAAACGGAGAACTAACCTGGAATCATGAACATTTTGGAGGATAAGTCTCTCGATGTGAGTCGGATTCAGGCGAGTGGAGACGAAGGGGTTGTTCAAAGAAATTGTCCAGCTCTGTTTGCTCCGTATGATGTCGTTTAGCATCGACAGAAGATTATCGTCATCATCTTGTTGGAGGTGGTGGGTGGTTTCAGGGACGATGGTTCTGAGTTTAGGTAAGGGAATTGAGGGACGAATCGAGGGTTTCATGTGATTTGGGGTTCGAATTTAGGGATTTCTTCAGCTCTTTTGGGAATTTTTACTGCAGGGAACCTATGAGTTCCACCGGGGGAAAAAGGTGTAATCTTTCATACGGCGGAGGGTACAGAAAATACAATACTCAAGTCGCAGTTATacttaaaattctcaaaaagGATCGTTCACAGCACCATTAGTTTGATAGACGAGTATTTTCAAAGTTAGCGCGTAAGCGCGTAATGATTgtgtaatttaaatattttaaaattataaagaaaCTCAATTATTATGGTTCGATCAATCTTCCAGCATGATAATGATGAATAATTCCAATGAGTCATATCATTTTGTATATATTGAGTGATGTGATTTTTCAAACGTGATCTAAAACGAAGTCACGCCcccgattaaaaaaaaaagaatcggtgtgttgtcccgatctttttgaaACAAATAAATTGTTTGTGATATTCATGCCTAAACTATGAAAAACTTAGTAACAAAGAACACGATATAGAACAATTGAAATTCAAACGAACttccaaagaactcgtctttgacaatccgtgtGAAAACAACCGACAAACGCTACAAAGATTGGATCtttgataattttgattttgttgtttGAACAAAAGCTTTTGAAATTTGAGACAAaaactcacaaaattgataacaatattcaaaattaTGTCAATGATCCAACTTACAAGGTATACTAATAAAAAACATGgtaaaatatcttttaaaactcGAAAATAAGGTAAAAATGCTCGCTGGGGTGCGTCTTGCTCGGCCTAGATGCTTCTTTTTTGTCCTTCAACACTTGAATGACATTATAATGGTCCTAAACTTAATTGGTATGCTCTTGGTAGCTTGCCATGAATCCTTGATGAgcttctttgaatttcttttcaATTGTTAGCTCGCGACGCCTGGTCAGATTCATGTGATACTCTCCTTCTTCAAAAAgttttgtcctcaaatctttgctacctacacaaaaacgaagcaagttagtaacAAAACAAATTATATCACTACTATACTTGATCATCTGCTCACTTCCTCCACACTTGAAACCCCAACTCAACGGTTGCCCTTGCTATGTATTCATCTATTACTCCACACGATAAATAACAAATAACACCAAATGATAATAATAGAATTTCATTAAGCATCATGAAAACCAAATTCCTCCTCTTCTTAGACCTAGTTGTTACAAGCttgtttaaaaagaaaaatgatttatatatatgtgcataaatttttataactgatgaaaatatgaaacgttggaggaggtgaagtgattgtgactaatacgatgatacgatgattagattggagatatcgtgagggaaaaggacctagagggagcccgtttacgggagaaggcctcagagagagcccgacgatcgtatttccatcgacatgatatgatgatatgtaaggccaatgaTTAGTTGACtgatgagagtgtcgctgatgtccccgccgcccagtactgtggttacacgtagatgcaTCCATCGACAttcagctgatacgaaagtcacaattaacgatccgaattaaataaaatgaaaacgtatatgtatatgatgaaaaggaaaatgtatattatgaaaggaaaaatgtttaaactatgcgtgttcatgaaaagctattttaagtaaaactattttcactgttgcatgtgaatgtatatgtattacttgttatcatggttaaggtttgctgagtcaatagactcactaggtgtgatcgatgcatgtGAGCATGATGTGGATGTTAATAGAgaacttgatggttgaactagctggactgaaggtgcacacaacccgaggaccagcgctagtttttctgcacttacgtttatgatttatgctaaCGGTTTACGtacttttaagattttatgacttatgatgatTTTAAGAGGTTTTTGAGATGATGTTAGGATtaagttatttttgaaaatgttaaagttaggtttggttgacgatttataattttatgtttcaaATCNTTggattaaattgaaattttatgaaaatttgacTAATTCaccattaaataatttttagtaaaactatgaatattttcttataaaaaaaataattataatatgattTTA encodes the following:
- the LOC140979541 gene encoding uncharacterized protein isoform X1 — encoded protein: MKPSIRPSIPLPKLRTIVPETTHHLQQDDDDNLLSMLNDIIRSKQSWTISLNNPFVSTRLNPTHIERLILQNVHDSRLVLRFFNFLGLHRSFHHSTKSFCLLIHSLAHSKLYWPASSLLQTLLQINGEPRSVFRELFDSYRGFDFYSVYVFDLLVQSYLQGRRVLDSVLIVRLMKECGLFPEVRTLSAVLNGLIRIRQCDMVLGLFDEFFAGSRLEPDVYVYTAVVRSLCELKDCDKAKEMVSWVEKKGFRLNVVTYNVLINGLCKSGRAWEAIEIKKRLGLMDLRADVITYCTMALGFCREEEFVIARDLVDEMAAYGIVPSVEALSSVVDGLRRKVGIDVAYDLLHKVSKLGVVPNLYVCNAMIHSLCKDERFDAAEMIFIKMKEMGLVINDITYNIIINSLCKRGKLEEAVLFRDKMFDAGITPTIYSYNMLIDGSCKLAKLNQAESLFVEMNEKGLVPDIVTYTSLIDGFCKQKGMNKALRIYHEMTGKGISPNVRTYTALIYGLCNSNMIAEASMMFDVMVKMNVAPNEVTYNVLIEGNCKVGNVTRAFELLDDMINKGLRPDTYTYRPLISGLCSTGRVSEAKEFMDDLQMKHHKLNELCYSALLHGYCEEGRLKDALSVCGEMGERGIFVDLVCYSTLIDGFLSQQDAKGLINTLKEIYDKGLKPDNVVYTNIIDMYGKAGNLEMALGHWDVMLTEGLSPNVVTYTVMINTLCKAGSAEKAEILCKEMLINGILPNEITYGCFLDHLTKGGNMEEARQLHTAMVKGCLANTITYNILIRGFCKLGRIEEAARIIVEMTNNGISPDHISYSTLIYEHCRMGDLRGAFRLWDIMLNRGLKPDSIAYNFLIYRCCIAREMDKASKLHGSMVKRGLKLTQTTSAYLI
- the LOC140979541 gene encoding uncharacterized protein isoform X2 yields the protein MKECGLFPEVRTLSAVLNGLIRIRQCDMVLGLFDEFFAGSRLEPDVYVYTAVVRSLCELKDCDKAKEMVSWVEKKGFRLNVVTYNVLINGLCKSGRAWEAIEIKKRLGLMDLRADVITYCTMALGFCREEEFVIARDLVDEMAAYGIVPSVEALSSVVDGLRRKVGIDVAYDLLHKVSKLGVVPNLYVCNAMIHSLCKDERFDAAEMIFIKMKEMGLVINDITYNIIINSLCKRGKLEEAVLFRDKMFDAGITPTIYSYNMLIDGSCKLAKLNQAESLFVEMNEKGLVPDIVTYTSLIDGFCKQKGMNKALRIYHEMTGKGISPNVRTYTALIYGLCNSNMIAEASMMFDVMVKMNVAPNEVTYNVLIEGNCKVGNVTRAFELLDDMINKGLRPDTYTYRPLISGLCSTGRVSEAKEFMDDLQMKHHKLNELCYSALLHGYCEEGRLKDALSVCGEMGERGIFVDLVCYSTLIDGFLSQQDAKGLINTLKEIYDKGLKPDNVVYTNIIDMYGKAGNLEMALGHWDVMLTEGLSPNVVTYTVMINTLCKAGSAEKAEILCKEMLINGILPNEITYGCFLDHLTKGGNMEEARQLHTAMVKGCLANTITYNILIRGFCKLGRIEEAARIIVEMTNNGISPDHISYSTLIYEHCRMGDLRGAFRLWDIMLNRGLKPDSIAYNFLIYRCCIAREMDKASKLHGSMVKRGLKLTQTTSAYLI